DNA from Branchiostoma lanceolatum isolate klBraLanc5 chromosome 9, klBraLanc5.hap2, whole genome shotgun sequence:
CTCTGCCCAATATTCTAGAGTCCATTTTAGGTCCCTTTTCCTAATGACATCACGGCGGGTCCGACACGGAACCATCACTGTATAAAACCTCACCGTGTTCATTGAAACAAACGTCATACAGGATCTAGTGGACTACCGGAATTTTCTTCACTTGGAATTagtttaattcttttttttttcatatgtaacttgccaactcagatgaactttcatggcAGTACAGGATCGGCTGTCCCGAAGTGAACCAGCCGACCTCTGACCTTTTGTGCGTTCGGCTGCAGATTGCAAACGACTCTGATATCGAACGGTGTAACCTCTGCCCTACTAGACATCATGATGCCCCATCGTCATATAACACCACTATTGACGTACTGTTCACAATGAGGTCTGTCCCTACACCTGTGACCTGTTCTTATTTTCCCACTCTTGGCTGTAGATTAGAAATGAGCGTCTGAATATCGAACTTTGTAACAATGCCTCTGCCCCGCAGCCATCATGTAATCTTTAttggcacaacaaaagtacagtcaTATAACATCATTATTGTTCACAACGCGGTCCATGCGAACAAATTCAATAGAAGATAAGCTTCTAATTGCTGAGCGTAAATCAAAATCACCCAGTTCTAGATATTCTTCCATGgaatatgatgttttgcatGCCTTGTAAAACCTTAACTTGCCTGTATCCATACTCAGattatgacagaaagtttgGGTGTACATATcggtaattctggaccttatcGTAGTACAAACTGACTTGATGTCACTGGATGAATTACAAGAACACATAGGAATGACACATTTGCCCTTCTAGAAACCATGGAGTGAAGTGAACTGTCTGCTCCTTTACCCGTGGCCTGTCCTCATTTACCTCAGGCTTGGCTGTAGATTAGAATAGCCTTCTGAATATCGAGCGTTATAAACACCTTTGCCCTATCTGACATCGCGGATTCCCGTCCCCACAGCACATCATTACAACCCGATAAACCTGGCGTCTTACGGACAAACTCAATATCTAAGGGCGGGTTCACACGAGTGCGGATATTCAACTCCGTATGAATTCTGTTTTGACAATTTTTGGCTAAGCTAAATTAAAGTTTCCGGCAAAGAACTAGTTAAAACCATGCCACACAACGTTgtgtcaaagtaaaaaaaaatacttctcCGCAAACCTTAGGgcctgttcacacttgtgcatacaTTCGCATGAGTTCAGTTGTGTATTTGGTTTAGGTAAATAAGACAtgattgttttctactttgacccaccgccTTGCAGCCAGGTTAACCAAAAGAAAATTGCTTCTTTGGCCTCAAACTTCACCCAAAGCAAAGAAACGTCAATACGGAATTCATACGGACTTAATATATATTACGCACATGCGTGACAGCCCTAACAGTTAGGGGAGGGGAGACAATGTACGGTGTCACCTTATTGACACCATGGCCCCTAGAGAAACTGCCCTGGTCATTTTTCACAGACTTAACTGCGGATCCGAAAGTACCGGCCGATATCGAACGATGTAAACCCGTTTTCCCTGTCGGGTATCATCTAGTTCCATCATCACATAACCTCACCGGGAGCGCAGAGATCACAATCTGGTGCTACAGGAGACTACCAAACTGTGCAGCTCATAACGTCTGCCGCTCTCCAACCCGAGACCACGGGGTAGACCCCATAGACTGCCCTGGTCATTTTTCACAGACTTAGCTCCGAGTCAGAAAGAACCGGCCGATTTCGAGCGATGTGAACTCGTTTTCCCTAGCTTCATCATTACATAACGTCACCGGGAGCGCAGAGATTACAATCAGGTACTGCAGAAGACTACCAAACTCTATAGATCATAGGAGCTCTCCAACCTTACAGCACGGGGAAGACCCCAAAGACTTGGAAAAGATCAATTAAAAGATAACGCTGGAAACGTGTCGATAGAGGAGGATGAAGCAGTAGCTAAGGACGTTGCTACCAGGTAATAAATGGTAACAGGAACAATAGGCCTATTTTCTTGTATCACCACTTCAGTGGGGATCTCACAAGACCAGGAAATTACGCCAACTTTGAGCCAATTTGCGCCAATCTGCGCCTATTTgcccttgcggtcacactgacgtgcgacgtGTTCGGAGaaaatacgtgacctctacaaacaaaatgttgcatttcCTTCAGTTTCGGCCCCAATGAGATACAGGATAGAAACTCTATTGGAAGTCACAATGTTGCAACTACGCTGTTAGAATGCATTCTTACGCAGGGAAGAGTTCCTGTTTAGTACAAACATTTCCGTTGCGTTACGGAGCATTCTCGAGTACAATCTGAGAAGGATAAACGCGCGTTAAATTTTGTGCCGTTGTTGTAACATTCCCGGCCCACTAACATTCCGTCTGAAGCATTGTTAGAGCTTTATTATTATGACTTGAGGGTATCTGATACTATTTATGTATATTGCAGAATAAACTGtggacccttgattttataaatcACTACTTCAGTCATCATTTCATAGCTCGTGTGTCTAATGTGCCGTTCTTAATTACTAACCAATCACAGCTGATGATTCATACAATGATAGACAGTCCACCAATCATAATTGATGACCCATCTAAATACCTGTAACTAGCCAATCATAATCGATGACCCATAGAGGCATTAATGATCCACGATTAACCAATCACAGCTGATGATCCATTTAATGACTAGTAGTTAGCCATTCACAGTTGATGACCCATACATAAAGTAATGATCAACAATTAACCAATCACAGTTGACGACCCATTAGAGATTTAATGAAGATGTATATGACAATTCTGCCATCAGAAACACCGTACAAACATATATTAACTACTATTTTTCAGTTAAGCCTGTCTTTACCTAGTAAATACCTTAGTATTTACCTATACtagtaatagtctttattgcatgttcctgcccagatgggctaaatgcacagaaaacaacacaagaTCTATACTGTGCAGTCTCTAAGAAATAGAAGTGGGAACGTTTGCAAATTTGACTGTCTTTggcttgcctgtgtgtgtcagtgtgtctgtatgtatgtttgtgcatatgtgtgttGGGGTGTgctgcgtgtctgtctgtgcttGTCTGCGATTCCCAACATACGCAATGCAGCGTTGCCATACTCGGCATGGCACTGCTATACTTTTTGTCTATGGGAATGGAAGGAtcgcaaagcagtatgggtaaggggttAAGTCTGCCATCTCGGATTGCCCTGCTTGTAAAAGACAGCTTCATTTATTTTTGGATTTTTGTATCAGCGATACGTGAAAAGCAGGCTTGTTGTCTCAGTGTATTTTTCCCtgtatacaaaataaatgattGAATAAATTTTCCCTGTACACATAGTAAATAAATGCAATCTAAATGCCGAGGAGTGAACCACATTTGCGTTTAACGATCGGTTCTATTGAGAACTGTTCAAGCAGGTTTTATAACCACCGTTCATTCTCAGTTCGTCCCGGCCCGCGTTTCGCGTCTGCGGTTCGCAGATAAGAGCAGAGCGCGACTCGCTCCGCGCGGAACGGTTCATCCCAGCAGGGGCTGATAAAGGGTGGCATAGTGACTCCGGAATGGCGACGGAGAAACCGGAAAATTTACCCGAAGAGCAGAAGAGAGCCGACAGGAGAACTAGTAGAGGAACTGTCCCCAGAGCACAAGCCTTCTTCCTTCTCTAAGTGGCTTCCAGTCAATGAACTTCTTCGCTGTTCCGGTCTCCCTCATTCTCGGGACATGTCCCAGCCATCTTTAGCCTTCTTTCTCTTACCATGTCTGACACTTCCTTCTGGTTTGTTCTGTGGTAGTCTTGGTTTGCTATATTGCCCCTGTATGAGATGCCCTACATGCATGTtaaagtttgactgtattttttaTTCCCGCCCTGCAGAAACAGCCGCACATCTACCGCGTGCAGCGGAACGCGACCTTCGCCTCCCGGCCGAGCTGCCTGCCCGACGGGCCCATAGGTCAGTTCTGTTTACGTACCGCTTTTATCGGGTTTACGTGCTATTTTCATCGGGTCTATGTACTGTTACTACCAGGTTTATGCGCTGTAATTACAAGGTCTATGtactgtttttgtcaggtttacGTGCTGTTTTGATCTGGCCTATGTACTGTTTTCCAGGCATGACGGTGAACGGAGTGCCTATCTACAGCCCTTACGTCACAAACCGGTGTTATGACGCGGGACTGCTGTACAAGGCGGGCGGGTTTGACCTCTGCAGCGGTCATGTCGACCCGCAGAGCAACTACCACTACCACGTCATACCCAACTGTCTGCTCAACCAATCACAGGTAGGAACCGTTCTCACGTCATACCCAACTGTCTGCTCAACCAATCACAGGTAGGAACCGTTCTCACGTCATACCCAACAGTCTGCTCAACCAATCACAGGTAGGAACCGTTCTCACGTCATACCCAACTGTCTGCTAAACCAATCACAGGTAGGAACCGCTCTCACGTCATACCCAACTGTCTGCTCAACCAATCACAGGTAGGAACCGTTCTCACGTCATACCCAACTGTCTGCTAAACCAATCACAGGCAGGAACCGCTCACACGTCACATCCAACTGTCTGCTCAACCAATCACAGGTAGGAACCGCTCACACGTCATACCCAACTGTCTGCTCAACCAATCATAGGTAGGAACCACAACTGTCTGCTCAACCGATCACAGGCCAGCCCCCTGcagctgattggttgatgatAACAAATGTTGGGACAGTTTGAATACAACGAAGGCTAATCTAACTTGTTGTAAATGCAGTAGTCAGTGAAGTTCCCTGTATTCAGTGGTAAAACTAGTTTACTACATCATTCTGTCTGAACCTGTTTAAGTCTTGGGTCGAGGACGCAAACAAAATGGGGGAGGGGCGGCCACCCGCTCGTTCTCAGTGCAAAAGACACCAAACTGACAATGATATAGATAGACATTAATCTTGTTTCGAAACAAAACCCACTTAAACGAACCTGCCCTGACTTCACTGACATCAGCCACACCTTCCCGTTACAGGTGCCGTCCGCCATCATTGGGGTCGCCTTTGACGGGTTCCCCATCTACGGGCCCAGGACAGAGGACGGCACGACCTTGACCTCCGCTGACCTGGACGAGTGTCATGGCCGCCTGGTGGACGGGAGATATCGGTATCACGTGACGGAGGACTTCCCGTATTTCCTGGGCTGTTTCAAGGGCGTCGTGATGGACGTCAAGGTCAAAATGGCCGACTGCAAATGTTACGGTCCCGTCAACCCTTGCAATCCACCACAGAGAAACGCATATGATGTGGTCATCATAGACAGCAGTCAAACGCAACGAGAATACAGGTTACAGATTAATGGCGGGAGAATCGCCTGCAAGTTAGTCGAAAACAGAAATCAGAGCGCGTCGCCCTCCCCCGCCTCCGCAAGGAACTGCAAAATATCGTCTGCCATGTCGTCCGTTGTCATGGTTACGGGTCTGGCTCTGGGAACGATGTCCCTGCTGCAGCGGTGAAATGGAAAAACGGGATTCCAAAATATGAAAGGAGATGCAACAACCTGCGTGTCCTATAGTTCTGACACAAGCTAACCTTGTCTGGGATCCCTAGCGGGTGTTTTCAGAACATCGCAACATTACAGAGCTGGAATAAAGTTAGGTACGCCCAGAAGACATATCGCTTATCGAACAGGCAGCGGCGTTCCTGCCAAGATCCGTGGTGGGTTTAGGGAGAGAAGACTGTAGAACACCGCTAGAGTTTCCGAACGCCTCCTGCATGCTGGCAGACTAGTCATGTAGCATCCTGCACTGCTGCTAGTAATCAATAGGTGGCGCAGTTGCTAGGTGAAAACAGCGTCCACGCCACAAGGATGCGATGCAGTAGCAACCCGGTAGAGGAAAACATGTGTAGGCACAGGTAACGGAGAACATGGGCttcccaaaaaaaattgaacaactCATCTGTGCGCCATGGCATTCACAATGCAGGCAAACCTTTATGTAGTGACCACCCAAGGAACTCGAACAAAGTAGTCATAACAGACAGGTGGTCATTGCAGACAGGACTCTAAAACAATGGCGACCCACCGAAAAGTGGCTACAATGGACAGGTGGGCCTCATGTCAAGGTGGTTTCtagaacaggtttgactgtacctctTTACACATCGACTTTTGCCTGTTGCACATGGGCACTGACAGCACCACATACAGTATAATCATACTACATTCGATTTTGACATGTATCCAATATCACAGCTTTGCTACTTAACAAGAACTATTTGTTATGCAAAACTGTGACTGTTTTACCTTTAAGTCACATgggtgccgccatcttgtttaaATCACTTTACATGCGCAAAGTATACTTCATCTTACTTTATGATGGTACAACATAGACAGAAGTTTAAAGTTTTGTTGTCAAACACAGAAATTTACGACTTTATTTCTCCTAAGATGAAAAATGTTCATGTTACATCAAGAAGTGTCAGTTGAGACAAAAGTCCTGTATGACAAGTtacaaacacagaaataaaaaaaactaacaTCATCTAATGACAACAGAATTAATTCACATGACAGAATCATCATCACATCATGAGAAACTCCAACAGACTTTCATTGCTACATTAGACCTGCGCTTTTACAACCATttatcatatgatatacatagTTGAATGGGGGACTAAACTTGAAACTGAAAAGCCAACTATATCGTCagaactaggggtgggtaccggtaccgtgtaccggtacaaaaccggtatttcttaatggaccggtaaaaaaaaaacggtccgtaaaaaaatcagtggaccggcctatggaccgattagaaaattcatagtaccaggctaccagcaggcggccacataactggtctaagaaaatacaaaacagcagatttaacgagtcgttttcgaagacgttagctgtgaataatatctagaaacacttaaaggatgagtaaatagacggcgaggagagtatagttataattttgagacaaagtgcaaatctaagaaattatatcgttccagacatgacgtttggagacttttacgtgtgtctcgctctccaaaacacgatgtactgcgacactactataaccaggtacaggtacaggtccggacctggacctgaccctctggacctggacctggaccggacctgaattttatgtaccggtacccacccctaatcagAACTGATAGGGACAGGCCGCTACCTGACGTCACCAAATTCAGCAAGTCGAGTCGCCGTCAGCACGGCGTGAGTGCCCTGAACTATGGCAGACTTgaaaaacaagtgagaacttgactttggggtatacaTACCATAGTATGGAAGGCTTTTCAATTCTAATTTTAACTCCCCTATTAGTCCTCACAATCAATATGGGTGCTTTCTTAAACACTTGGCTACAAATAGGCTGATCAACTGCACAATCTGTTATTTTCACATGTCAGCAAGTTTGTGACAAACTGCACAATCTCTTACATTCAACTATACAATTTGTTACTTTCAATACCCACAAGCATTTGTTCATTTGATACAATGTAAGCAAGCTACATCAATATGATACTTGACATAATTAACATAACTCTCTGGAAAATAGATTTGATACGTTTTGTGCCTCTTTTCATTAAGTACAATTCAATAAGATAACTAGATGCAGCTCATTCATTTTTTACGAAATGTAACATGATCATAATACACTTCATATATATTTCTTATTGTCTTCATTTAGTTAAGATTCCGCCTGGCTAAATTGTTACCTGCTCAGTTGCATCATGTCTTACACTTTGGCACTGATATGGTTTAAGACATAAACCCTAGTCTTAAATAGTGTCTTGACTGTTTAAATCAATTTCCTTGTGCGTAACGGAGAGACATCACTGATTATATTAAACATAAATCAACCCAAAATTCTTAGGACAAACCTGAGTTTGGTACATTCAGAacaacattcattttgtattcatatctGTTGACAATTAAAATCACCTCGATCTGAAGTAGAAAATGTAAGTTTTAGTTATTAAAGCATTACATGAAGGTGACAGAATCCACTTTTTGGCCCTTTGAATCACCGACCTTCAATTCGGGTAAACCGTCCCTTATTGTTGGCTTGAGTTCAAATATACAGAAGGTGTGAGCTAGCCAATCGATCTATGTTGACCTGCCCTGTCAATCATCTGaaacaatgaaagtttattgcaaattcctgcccgtaggctaattgcaagtacatgtacatgaacatgtaacacAAGTGGagggacagacaataatgaacagtataacatatgtctactctagtcttgaCTACTGCCACTAAGTACTAACTTAttgagtttgacttctttttccgagacagtggaagaccaatgatcccactttttctgtgatatgtgggttttgtgatgttaagaggagagtagttttcttttcgtctgaaaacgtggagaaattaggatgaaatatggTGGCCTCTCAATAATCAATACTCAATGCAAAGATTAGACTTTTCTGCCATAAAAAAGCCAGTATGGGTCCCTCAAAGTCAGCATGTCCCTTCAAATATGAATGATGATTATATTCAGTTCAAAGGACAAAAAAGTCTTTAGATATTGTTTACTTTACTCCAATGCCAAAAAGACATCTAGGTGGCTCGGTTTTCTATTCGTTGTTTTCCCCCTGCAAAAGGGCTGAAAAAACAAAGCAGTTCAAAGGACCAAAACTTGAATTTTGATACCTCCCCTTTTTATGCTAGATGGTTAATCTACGCTGCCTGGTTTTCGCTGTTCTAACTATTTCCGCTGTTTCCGCCCTGTAAAAGACCGGCCGCCAGCTGACTAATGATCTCCCAGGCGAACGTGATGTCATTCGACGCGGTCGTCGCGGCGCAGACGGCGAATCTCAGGAAGTAGGTCCCTCGCACCTGAGACGGCACCAGGTGGATCTTCTTCCCGTCGTTTATCTTCTTAAGTAGCTGCTCGTTAACCTCATTCGAGCCCTGCAGGTGTGACATGTACAAAGACATTGCAGCTTCTAAATGATACAAGAAGCTCATCTGCATATCTCCAGTGAGGCTTAAGTTACTGCTCTTTACTAAGCTACAAAAGGCAAAGTGAGAGCCTTACACAGTTTCTAAGATTCTAGTCAGTCCTCATTCTTAAAAAGGGTTTCATGATGTTCCTGACTTAGGGAGAAGGGAGGCTGTTACAGTTACAATGTAACCCATCACCTTTTAGTGGTCTTTGGATCTTGCTATGTGGTGAccattaagtaaaaaaaaaactgaaaaaattGCATAAAGATACATTTCTGAAGTTTAAATTTGGGGCAATATGTTCAGGTCTGGGAAGCAACGTTGAAACTACAACTTATAAGTTGATTGACAGATGTTAGGTTACAAACATTTCCTGAAACAAACTCATCATGCAAACCATACAGAACCCTCTACGTCTTAAAGAAAACCTTTCTCCGAGTCGCCCACCTTCAGTCGGAAGCAGACCAGGCCCATCACCACCTCAGCCGTGACCTCAAACCGCTCGTCGCTCCTCACGAGGGCCTCAAACTCCTTAGCCAGGCCGATTTGCTGGAGGGAGAGTCAGAGTAAGGAACGTCTTGGTAGAAGGGAATACTAGTACCACAgcaagttcaacttcaagttctTCATCTGTCTTAAGATGTACAGCGTCTGACTGTTACGGCAACAACTTGATTACCTGAGTATccttacataatgtacaacacCGAAATGACATCAGTGGCCACAAAGGATAATCAGGTTAGGACCTAAAGTGTGATGTGCAAAAGCAGTAATAAATATGAATATGCTGATTCTTAATCAATCCATCCTTTACTTATGGACAGGGTCAATAATGTTGTAATACTGAGAGAGGTATGACCCTTACCTCTCCCCTAATAacctcaaacaaacaaacaaacaaacaaacaaacattcttaTTACTCTTCTGTCTCACCTTCCTGATGTGGTCCTGAAGACCTTTGACCCCAAACATGCGTAACACGAACCACAGCTTCAGCGAGCGGAAGCGCCGCCCTAGCGGGATCTGCCAGTGCTGCAGGGTCAAAGTTCATTAATGCCACCTACCAGTATCAAACAGTACTGCAGGGTCAAGGTTCAGTTAATGCCCCCCACCAGTATCAAACAGCACTGCAGGGTCAAGGTTCAGTTAATGCCCCCTACCAGTATCAAACAGTACTGCAGGGTCAAGGTTCAGTTAATGCCCCCCACCAGTATCAAACAGCACTGCAGGGTCAAGGTTCAGTTAATGCCCCCTACCAGTATCAAACAGTACTGCAGGGTCAATGTTAAGTTAATTCCCCCTACCAGTGTCAAACAGTACTGCAGGGTCAAGGTTTAGTTAATGCCCCCTACCAGTGTCAAACAATACTGCAGGGTCAAGGTTCAGCTAATGCCCCCTGCCAGTATCTAACAGTGTTGCAAGTCAGAAATCAGCCCCAAAATATGACaggaatattttcaattcaacTATGAACATCAAGACAGTAGTAGTACAAATAAAATTTCCGTCAGAATTTTTGCTGTGATTAAGTAAAACAAAGCACATTTCTGTCACAATCTTTGATAAAAAGAAGGTATGAATACACAGCGAACAAGCAGAGAAAACAGCAGACCAGAGAAACTGCAGGTTTAGAGAAAACTATTCATGGTTGCTGAGGAGATCAGAAAGCCAGCTCACCCTGTAGTCAGTCACCAaaccttcagcaccaaggagagagaAGAACCCGGGTTAGCCCTGCACCAGTTATGTACACGCACAACAGGAACAATCTTACTACTACAAGTGCTACAAGTAATGTATGATTAAGGCCACTCAGATCCCATGGCATGTGTTAGTCCTGCACCAGTTATGTACACGTACAACAGGAACAATCTTACTACTAGAAGTGCTACAAGTAATGTATGATAAAGGCCAATCAGATCCCATGGCATGTGTTAGTTCTGCACCAGCTATCCATGTATGTTTTAAGTCATCCAGCAATGGGATGAGATGAGATATATGTACACAAAAGTAACGGTCTTATAAGTGCTACAAGTTTATGTATAAGAAAAGACCAATCAGATCCCATGGCATGTGGGTAACATGTGTGAGTTGTGCACCagttatacatgcatgtatgtgtaacCCATGTAGCAGTGAGATGAGATATATATAGTTGTACACAACAGGAGCTGTCTTACTAGTGCTACAAGTTTATGTATAAGAAAAGACCAATCAGATCCAATGACATGTGCATAACACATGAGAGTTTCACCAGTTATGCATACACAACAAGAACAGTCTTACAATTGCTACAAGTACTGTATAAAATGACCAATCAAAACCAGGATGACAAGAGCGTAACAGGTCGCTGACCGGCTGACCTTGGACTGACCTTGGTTGTCGTGCTTGAGGTAGAGCGGGTCCAAGTTGAACGCGTCCACGATGTCTGCTCGGTTCCGAATCCTGAAACGAATCAGAACATGTCAGAACGTCTGCTTTTTTGTCACATGAAGTGTACATGGTGATCAATCAAATACGCCGAGCAAGATGGAACCACAAACTGGTGTTGctgacaaaaacagcaatgattCTGTATGCATTCATATTCATGCTCAGCACATGACTGAGCAGTCAAAGTTCATTAAGGGTCAGAGATGAAAGGTAAGGGGTCAGGATTGACTGAGTTCAGGACTCATCACATGGCTGAGCAGTCAAAGTTCATGTAGGGGTTAGAGTTGAAAGGTTAATGGTCAGGTTGATGTATGAGTTTATGACGCaccacatgt
Protein-coding regions in this window:
- the LOC136441601 gene encoding uncharacterized protein, translated to MQVELLTFCLHPGTVHYLYRVVVAMSALLWLQAGTVHCLSRGEVAALRAAAVGKGRFYISAGSGPYHVVTGNGVPTHAMGRSLWLWSGFRRTPPIKQPHIYRVQRNATFASRPSCLPDGPIGMTVNGVPIYSPYVTNRCYDAGLLYKAGGFDLCSGHVDPQSNYHYHVIPNCLLNQSQVPSAIIGVAFDGFPIYGPRTEDGTTLTSADLDECHGRLVDGRYRYHVTEDFPYFLGCFKGVVMDVKVKMADCKCYGPVNPCNPPQRNAYDVVIIDSSQTQREYRLQINGGRIACKLVENRNQSASPSPASARNCKISSAMSSVVMVTGLALGTMSLLQR